The Juglans microcarpa x Juglans regia isolate MS1-56 chromosome 8D, Jm3101_v1.0, whole genome shotgun sequence genomic sequence GATTGGACAACTCGAGCGCACTCAAAGATTACATGCATGCGTCTTTACCACAAAAGATATAAGCAATTTAACATATGTTTATGTTACTAATTTATGTCAAAATCATCTGCAATGAATACGCCTTTCATGGGGCTTTCAGGAGCAAATTAAAGTAGGGCAACTTTTgctatatagatatatatatatatatccatgtcttatttttgttttactttctcCTGATCATACGATGCACATGAAGCAGAAAACAGGAGCCAACACCTAATTATCTGCATATAActggtattatttattttgttttcacttttcattGTTACAATGGCAGCTTGTGGTTCCCAAGTGTCTATCACTCAATCatcaaaatgatactttaagctaagaataatagtaaaatattttatgtacaaaatcaatattcctaAGCCTCAAAAACTGCAGCAATTCGGTAATGCTGTCCAACTTCtattccttttttattattatcctAATACTTTctacttttgtttttattattccCAACATTCAGTTGTGTATTGGAGGTTTTCTCTTGGCCGGAGAATAGTCCATATCAACTATATCAGTGTTGTCCGGAAAGTGCTCGAGGGCAGTACTCTCACGATGCTCATCAGATGTAGGCTTCCCACTAACCATGAAAGTCTGTTTCTCCCCATGTTCCCCACTACCCGATTGGCCCTTTGGCATTGGGTCGGCTTTATTGTAGTAGTAATCTTGACCACTCTTCTCATTCTGTATACATGAAGTATATATGTATGATCACATAATcataaagaagaagaatgaagaacAAAGGGAGATTagttaattttcatttcaattttcttaatgTCTTAAATGAAAAACCAACCTTTGAAGTGGTGGTGATGGTAGAAGTGGTTGTGGTAATAAGTTTTCTATTCTTTCCTGCAACAATAGAACATTAGGAAACCCATTTAGATTCTCATGTGACTTCTGTGCTAATTATAATATGGGTCTGCTACAAAGTGTCTAATTTGTAGAGTAGTACATGATGGTCATTGGTTTTTGGAACTCCGAAAACCCCCAACTCCTTCACTAACTTTAGAAGATAAACTACTGTctgaaatggaaaagaaaaaatagaagtcTAGAGGGTTGAAACCAAACTAATGGTGCCTAGGTCTGTGACTCCTAGGTCCATTGTAATCTTCATGAATGAACGGTAACCAGTGATGTGATTTCTTGGAAACATGACTAGCTACTCTTTTCTTCACGGTACCTGAAGAACAGTGCCCATCTTTGCAGAGAATCATCACCTGTTCTCCAGCACCACCGTTGgtttttttcatcaaatcacTTCCATCTTCCTGTAATGTCCCAGTAACAGGAAATCCAACATCAGAAAAGGAAGACATGTCTTAATTAAATACCATTTctatgaaaagaaaagtaaaacgAACTAAAATGCTAGTAAGGCTTACTTTCTGTTGCCCATGTGACATGAAGTAGTACTTCTTATCCAAGCGGATACCTTCACATAAGTAATAGAAGCTTATACATATGATCATGACAAAACAGATCAAAGCTTACCCTAATACTCATTATGAGGTGGATATATATTGCTTACCTTGAGCCTCAGAAAGGAGGAGGgaccaaagaagaagaagagagactGCTAGATAAGGCCTCATGAGAGTAAAGGTTTTGAAGAAGAAATCAGAAAGGATATGCAGATTGTAGGAAGAGAACTAGGCGTTCTGAATGTGTAGCTtggattctctctcttttccttcctaAAATCTTTGAATGTGTAGCTTCTGACTGGTTGCTAACTAGCACGGGGAAAGCCTACTTAAATATAGAGAGAACCGTAGGGTCCACATGATGTTTAAGTTCTCCGACAGAAACTGAGAGCAGGGTTTTAATTTCTTCcactttccttttctttttctatttgtCAAAGGAAATGACTACTCACCTCATATTTCTACAACTTCATCAGATTCAAGCTAAAGAAAGAAGGCtggaaataaaagatcacaaaaGTAGGGTTGCTTTTAGTCATTTCCTTAACTGCCCCATTCTTTTTTATGCAATAAGGAAATATATTCTGAAtcctttttcagattttgcacTATTAGTCGCTTTTTACCCTTTGTCTCGTCCCCTTTCATGCGATCATACCATGCAGATAGCTAGCAAGCTAAGGCCGAGGTCTCAGATCTCCCTAGCTAGCTAAGGATTAGACAATTTGATTTGCCAAGTGCTAAACATCAGTACTACATGAACTGGGTTACATATCGTGAACATCTTTATTCATCGTCATCATCGTTCTTTAAACAACTTCACCTCTTTCTATTCGTCAACTACTCATGTAGTAGTACtgtttcatatatttatataactcaTCAGATCAAATGGCGCTTTCAATATTACAGggactataaaattataaatgattcAGATCACCATAGTTATAATATTGCATGCTCATAACATTGGTCATGgtctaattttcaaatttaaatttgattagAAGTTTAGGTTTTggctaaaattaaaattattagagaGATTAATCTATGTTGGActatatatctatttaaaagttaaaataataatataatattagatattttaataataattttttttatatattttgtaaatacactccatatattaattaataatttaatttttatttaaaattattatttttaaactatttttttctcaacttaaTTATTCAACAGTAgccattgagaatatttttagaataaaatattattttggagatgaatAGTAACTagtcaaatttaaaaaaatgaatgaatttaCTGTAGTTAAAAAATGAAACCTTAGAGTTTTAACTACTCCAATATAGACCACTTTTAAACTACTTAACTAAAGTTTGACTAAACACTTACAATTGGCTAGGCTAATACCAGTGCTCTTACATGGTATGAGAAATGATTTCTATATGTTGAATGGATAAGTTTGACAAATCCTTGTACAAGAAAATTAGCGGGAGGCTTTTTGCTTAACCCTTAAAGTTTccatttgaattttaagaatatttcaaattatttatgaataataataaaataatttttaaataataataaataatttataaataatagtgaagtagTCTCTGTATTTCAAATGCAGTCTATCTTTATTCTTTGAAAAACTATAACCTTTTGCATGCAAGTTCAACTTTGTACTTTTTACTATAGTGCCTAAAGTTTActgtttttaagaaaaaattagattgttttctaaattattattagattgATGTTTTATATATAGGTTTAATTTACATGGTTAATCTTGACATGTTTGTAGAATGAAATGATTCCACTGAGTCTTATagttgaaataaatattataaaggaGCTCGTAGGTCGGAattgaaaaaagtaataattgtaGGGGCAcgagaagaaataaatttgaaagTGACAGAATTAATAAGTCTGGAATATTTAATTACTCAACGCCAATTGGTGTCATAAATTGCCCCAATGGAAGCGGCCGATCCACGTGGAAGTCGATATCCAGGGGTCCGCCGGAGAAATGACGTGGCAGGCAAGTTGACAACGTGGGCGCCTCCTAATCACGCGGCTGTTTGCGCTCTGCCTAGCAAGATATAACATTTACATGACAACTATGTCGGCCgtgttcaaattttttttttcttttttaataatataaattatattattaaccaTTTAAATTGGTTTTCCAACACGTACGTTAAATATTGTGAAAACTAAtgatatcaaaataattaatattttttttcctccggCCATTTTCTTAATTTACGTGATAAATAAAGTATATATGCAACTGATCGTTTCTTAATTTGCATGCGTTCGTTGGTCAGGAAacgatttcaatattttaaaaaataaaataaaaattcgagctaaaatctaaaataaaaaacatgcatgtgctcaaacataatatatataaaaaaaataagaaatgatatttacagtcgtgagtACGTAAGCGTCGtgcaattactttgaaaaaaataaataaatacgggatccacattaaaaaaattaattttttaatagtaaacatcaccatttttcaaagcgactgtacGACGTTTGCATATACTAtgactacatatatataacattactcttatatatCTTGTGTGGATTCATTAGTACTTCTTTTGcctaatttttgtaattaatttttagctgcaaattaataattaagacaTAATTTGTAGTGATTATGCACTCtgatcattttaattaaatatctaaATTAGTGCGAAAAGGATGTGGGGATAGTGTCATGATAATTAGTAAATCATGCAACCAGAAATTGGTTGTGTTTTTGCAATATTTCtcacatacaaataaataatataatataatataaactgATCTACTTCAAAGCTTTGAGGATTATGAGATTTTTCATATTGGCGTCAGGGTAATGAAGCTGCTCGTCGTGCTCAGTTTATCGAAGTGGCATCAATGTTCAGACTTTGTCATTGTTAAAGCATCGGTGGAAGTTGGATTGTAATTGAATCttgatatatgttatattgtgttTGGACtctaattttgtatttgattcaTTTCGTTTGAATGAATTCtgtttcttataaataaataaatatatatatatatataagagtggCATGCATGTGTGATCAGAACTTTGGAAATATTGTTTTGAAACAATGTTTCATGCTTTTATTTATCACTAATGGTGAGTGGTACTGTGTATTAGAGAGAATACCCTTTTTACTTTGCATGCTAAACCATTGTTTCACTCACTCCAAAGTCCAGCTACCAAAAGTTTTGatttacacttaaaattacatattttctaattttgtttaGACAGGTAAATAGTTAAGCAATATGGTATATATCATGTATGATATATACAAGCAATAAGTAATGTTAGATGTAGTCTTAAGATGCATAAGTCCTgcatactctttttttaaaaaagtgaggtctacctttaaaaaaatgatttttttcatgtaggtctcagattcacctattttttaaaaaaaagaatacgcaaaatttacaaactctatgactacaaatattattttttaagaaatttaagcTAGCAGCTATATTATACATTCAACCCTCGATCGTATATAAGAAGCTGTAAATTATTAAGGTTTTGAAAATGTAGTACTTGGCCGTTTCTtgaaactagctagctagttccATCACTCGATCTGGAGAGATCATTTGCTGtatgcatggacatgaacatgatctttttaatttcttgatcttgaaaacatgcataaaaCGACCAAAGAATTTGACTTCTGGCCGGatcaaacaaaacattatatatacatgttcgAATGAGTCCAAGATACCAAAAACTAGAAGTACGGGAATTAAGATGAACTTTCGGCCGACAAAGAGACATTATTTTAGACTTACCATAATAGATCGttccatttcttccaaaaacaaaataaacaattagtaACCTAACCTTGATCTCTTTCTTTCGGGGTTTAATGTTTTGTGACGATCTGTGCATGTCTGATCACAATCAAACAATATACCCTTAAACTTTGCATTAGATTGGGATCAGTTTCTAAACATGACTGATCATGTCTACAACCAAAACCTCCAGAAAATGATGGcagtcctatatatatatatatacgcggTTTGGGGTGCATAAACAGTAAAAGAATGTAAAGAATATGAAGATGATCTTCTGCAAGTCATATCAGATACATTAAGCTTAGAAAACTTCGAGGAGCAGTGGCATGCACCCCAAATCAATGGCTGTGTGTTTAGACGTTGCATTCATTTCGAACTCCCATGCGAAAGAAtgtacaaataatattataaatcataaattaataCACGACAAAGGTACTACAGATCACGTACAAATAGACAGACCAAATTCCTAATTAAAACCATGAGCAGTACTGCATCCCACATAAACTGTTTCAGTGTTTGGGACTTTTGTAACAGATGTTTTCTCTCAAGATCGATTTGATTTATTTCGGTCTTCGGCACATTCCTTAAAAGCTGCTAGCTCCTCAGGATGCTGAATTTATGACCATTAATGTCATCAGATCGATGATAGGTTTGTGATTATCTGTGGTACTGTCgcttactatatataatattatccatCTTTGCCATTATTTAtgccaatttttttcttaagaagAAGAcggtattcaattttttttaatattcttcgCTTTCGAGATCACAGAAATACCATATacaagagagagaatttgaGGATTACAAAAATTCCAAACCAAGTCCTAAAAATTAAACTGAAACTATATGATCAATCTATACAACAGTAAAATGAAGTTTATCATATACACTTCTGTACTGAACAAAACATATAAGA encodes the following:
- the LOC121241983 gene encoding uncharacterized protein LOC121241983 — its product is MKKTNGGAGEQVMILCKDGHCSSGKNRKLITTTTSTITTTSKNEKSGQDYYYNKADPMPKGQSGSGEHGEKQTFMVSGKPTSDEHRESTALEHFPDNTDIVDMDYSPAKRKPPIHN